A stretch of Aeromicrobium tamlense DNA encodes these proteins:
- a CDS encoding MmgE/PrpD family protein produces MTDPLKKMSDWAAGLRWEDVPSAVRERAADALSDTVSTMVGGAVTGSAGIAAKVTGRTAGPSPVVGRGQGSSPTMAAFANGVAASALDFDDGHYLAGAIHPGSVIVPAVLAAATSGTTVAEALTAQVVGYEIGLRAAHLLWPKHDGDHYHCTGCAGAIGAAAAAAKVSGADADEIERAVKIGWLHAPMATFGSPMVKESIGWGAATGVMAAELAAAGFMSLPEGYALADNDVLPATPFHQPGAAEDPFVTSIGEVYETGNTYFKSFAACRYTHAAAAGFRGLLAEHAITPERIARVRVGTHQAATFLDELRPGTIDSAQYSFPFVLASIALHGAAGAAEMDESVLAEPERLDLASRVVLEHDADLDQHYPARYPSRVTIETTDGASVDGVFLDAPGDPGTDFGRAELQEKWRLLLTPALGEQSDRVLAGLRDDDALVLDASAPAWEAWA; encoded by the coding sequence ATGACCGATCCCCTCAAGAAGATGTCCGACTGGGCCGCCGGCCTGCGCTGGGAGGACGTCCCGAGCGCCGTCCGCGAGCGGGCCGCCGACGCCCTGAGTGACACCGTCTCGACGATGGTCGGGGGAGCCGTGACCGGCTCGGCCGGCATCGCCGCGAAGGTCACCGGCCGCACCGCGGGCCCGTCCCCGGTCGTCGGCCGCGGCCAGGGCTCGTCGCCCACCATGGCCGCCTTCGCCAATGGCGTCGCGGCCAGTGCCCTGGACTTCGACGACGGCCACTACCTGGCCGGCGCGATCCACCCCGGGTCGGTCATCGTGCCCGCCGTGCTCGCGGCGGCGACGAGCGGCACCACCGTGGCGGAGGCGCTCACGGCGCAGGTCGTCGGCTACGAGATCGGCCTGCGGGCCGCGCACCTGCTGTGGCCCAAGCACGACGGCGACCACTACCACTGCACGGGCTGCGCGGGCGCGATCGGCGCCGCCGCCGCGGCCGCCAAGGTCTCCGGAGCCGACGCCGACGAGATCGAGCGCGCCGTGAAGATCGGCTGGCTGCACGCCCCGATGGCCACGTTCGGCTCGCCCATGGTGAAGGAGTCGATCGGCTGGGGCGCCGCCACCGGCGTCATGGCCGCCGAGCTCGCGGCCGCCGGCTTCATGAGCCTGCCGGAGGGCTACGCGCTCGCCGACAACGACGTGCTCCCCGCGACCCCGTTCCACCAGCCCGGGGCGGCCGAGGACCCGTTCGTCACGAGCATCGGCGAGGTCTACGAGACGGGCAACACCTATTTCAAGTCGTTCGCGGCCTGCCGCTACACGCACGCCGCCGCCGCGGGCTTCCGCGGACTGCTCGCCGAGCACGCGATCACGCCCGAGCGGATCGCACGGGTGCGCGTGGGGACCCACCAGGCCGCCACGTTCCTCGACGAGCTCCGTCCCGGCACGATCGACTCCGCGCAGTACAGCTTCCCGTTCGTGCTGGCCTCGATCGCGCTGCACGGCGCCGCCGGTGCGGCCGAGATGGACGAGTCCGTCCTCGCCGAGCCCGAGCGGCTCGACCTCGCCTCGCGCGTCGTCCTCGAGCACGACGCCGACCTCGACCAGCACTACCCGGCGCGCTACCCGAGCCGCGTCACGATCGAGACCACCGACGGCGCCAGCGTCGACGGCGTCTTCCTCGACGCCCCGGGCGATCCCGGCACCGACTTCGGTCGCGCCGAGCTGCAGGAGAAGTGGCGTCTGCTGCTGACGCCGGCGCTGGGGGAGCAGTCCGACCGGGTCCTGGCGGGACTGCGGGACGACGACGCGCTCGTCCTCGACGCCTCGGCCCCTGCGTGGGAGGCATGGGCATGA